The Stratiformator vulcanicus genome has a segment encoding these proteins:
- a CDS encoding helix-turn-helix domain-containing protein: protein MSDRVTSTQFPDEAVELLRSMAESQRLIAESLQALCSQSRLPPAEKTAEPHPRNIEREAILALLDQDRPNLSKVAREVGVARQTLYDYPTLMAWWERLKGGGDLSRVRRGHRASDGSIEAYD, encoded by the coding sequence GTGTCCGATCGCGTTACGTCAACACAATTTCCAGACGAAGCCGTCGAGCTGCTCCGCTCGATGGCCGAAAGTCAACGGCTGATAGCCGAGTCCCTGCAGGCTCTTTGCTCACAAAGTCGCCTGCCACCTGCCGAGAAAACCGCCGAACCTCATCCTCGGAATATCGAGCGAGAAGCTATCCTCGCCCTGCTCGATCAGGACCGACCGAATCTGTCCAAGGTCGCACGGGAGGTCGGAGTAGCCCGACAAACGCTCTACGATTACCCGACGCTGATGGCATGGTGGGAGCGATTGAAGGGAGGCGGAGACTTGAGCCGAGTTCGCCGCGGCCACCGGGCATCCGATGGCAGCATTGAGGCATACGACTGA
- a CDS encoding YqgE/AlgH family protein, with amino-acid sequence MTDSVRGKYLIAGHHLKDPNFFRTVVLMVEDNDGGSMGLVVNRPTEVEVRQAIAEHFDLPELDEPVYYGGPVEPEALFVLHNSVENSGGELPILPGLFVGNSAEAFEQIVKSVAANGDEMRYRVFAGCAGWSPGQLDGEIRRGDWHLVEGETDLLFSADPYDAWDRMIRHAGDPHPFFPDQKGNPEWN; translated from the coding sequence ATGACTGATAGCGTTCGTGGCAAATACTTGATCGCCGGACATCACCTGAAGGATCCGAACTTCTTCCGGACCGTTGTCCTGATGGTGGAAGACAACGACGGCGGGTCGATGGGGTTGGTCGTGAACAGACCGACCGAAGTCGAAGTCCGGCAGGCCATCGCCGAGCACTTCGACCTGCCAGAGCTCGATGAACCGGTCTACTATGGCGGGCCGGTCGAGCCGGAGGCGTTGTTTGTGCTGCACAATTCGGTGGAGAACAGCGGAGGAGAATTGCCGATCCTGCCCGGACTCTTCGTGGGCAATAGTGCCGAGGCATTCGAGCAAATCGTGAAGTCGGTCGCGGCCAACGGCGACGAAATGCGATACCGAGTGTTCGCCGGCTGCGCCGGATGGTCGCCGGGACAACTCGATGGAGAAATTCGTCGCGGGGACTGGCATCTGGTCGAAGGTGAGACCGACCTGCTGTTCTCAGCCGACCCTTACGATGCCTGGGATCGAATGATTCGACACGCCGGCGATCCGCACCCCTTCTTTCCCGATCAGAAGGGGAATCCGGAATGGAATTGA
- a CDS encoding HEAT repeat domain-containing protein: MRTNMLAINCFRNQFFRGGLGLALLAVGSGVVLGDDPAAQGTQPPFRASVEVSSSDTIGGGVGLPAQTYLAATVRLENLSDGPITIPRDRIRLEADEKSIPLGRGPQKGLFLLKIGDRNVQTRLIETKEPVRLGRGESEQIDISFFGLPNGEPERLVLKFFASTGEEVAVDLGEDAAKRLKLQVEQTGPSNALGILTVSGTLDVAGARLLTNSLRELVGKGATRFVLAFDGTQKQADQRALQWLVTEASRLGATPLEQNAFPNFPGGINEFHISGLPENPPSPRYSYPQPPPRNYAHDSVSDAVAAALRTAIGQLSESELLAQAGRGHSLVRPAVIRIGAEHIPDSRLLIRWSREQDLQVRNAAITGLRHFGDRAAVDALVAFARGDDDEAAATALDSLAGSRFPTAHEALTDLLAGGLPASQAAVVRALGRHPRPMWSEIVYEAAIDPESPVRAEAIQTLVHIGHPQLLPLLRKLLFGDDEHLQKVAFSAVVNKADPDFDELATEFALDRLKSGRLSSDVLRLLLQTKDARTKDIAEAQFRAARAGDRVKLITLLAELGDLQTAGLLAESFRSMSAGEREITMRALSNIGSPQFMALAPEATRTGSAAVVLTTIQGLERDGSAEAVELLIEQVANSNRSIWTAAVNALAKIGSSKAQEALQVVMADLRSDRSRHVAMTLRQLRYRSPAQQFFLPAKNAAAKEQWGNAEELYTLAVEIDDQHAEAFAGRANARYQLGNLQQAMGDYQTALKLNPYDEFAITGLAILSVQTGGDIEAAIERTKEWAEEFENSALYPYNTACVYGVALTRLKAQEEPVDEKRLRQMETKAITLLGQSVRLGFDQIEWMAKDPDLTSLHGLPEYEAMLGEFQHDPPADQ, from the coding sequence ATGAGAACGAACATGCTGGCGATAAATTGTTTCCGAAATCAGTTTTTTCGCGGGGGTCTCGGCCTCGCCCTGCTCGCCGTCGGGTCCGGGGTAGTCCTTGGCGACGATCCCGCGGCGCAGGGAACTCAACCTCCGTTCCGGGCCAGCGTTGAGGTCAGTTCGTCCGACACGATCGGCGGTGGTGTCGGTTTGCCGGCGCAGACTTACCTCGCGGCGACGGTCCGGCTGGAAAACCTGTCCGACGGCCCGATCACAATCCCGAGAGATCGCATTCGGCTTGAGGCGGATGAAAAGTCCATCCCGCTCGGACGTGGGCCGCAAAAGGGATTGTTCTTACTGAAAATTGGTGATCGAAACGTCCAGACCCGGCTGATCGAGACGAAAGAGCCGGTTCGGCTCGGCCGGGGCGAGTCCGAGCAAATCGACATCTCGTTCTTCGGCCTCCCCAACGGAGAACCCGAACGACTGGTGCTGAAGTTCTTTGCATCGACCGGCGAGGAAGTGGCCGTCGATCTCGGCGAAGACGCCGCTAAGCGTTTGAAGCTGCAAGTCGAACAGACGGGACCGAGTAACGCACTGGGGATTCTCACGGTCTCCGGGACGTTGGACGTGGCCGGAGCCCGGCTGCTGACGAACTCACTGCGTGAACTGGTCGGCAAGGGCGCGACACGTTTTGTGCTTGCCTTCGATGGCACGCAGAAGCAAGCCGATCAGCGCGCTCTGCAGTGGCTTGTGACGGAGGCGTCCCGACTCGGGGCGACTCCGCTCGAACAGAATGCCTTTCCCAATTTTCCGGGCGGAATTAATGAATTCCACATCTCCGGACTTCCCGAGAACCCGCCTTCGCCGCGGTACTCCTATCCCCAGCCGCCCCCGCGCAACTACGCGCATGATTCTGTGTCCGATGCCGTCGCGGCTGCCCTTCGCACGGCGATCGGGCAGCTCAGCGAGTCCGAATTGCTCGCGCAGGCGGGGCGAGGGCATTCGCTGGTTCGACCGGCCGTGATTCGCATCGGAGCCGAGCATATTCCGGATTCTCGTCTCTTGATTCGATGGTCGCGCGAACAAGACCTCCAGGTCCGAAATGCGGCCATCACTGGACTCAGGCACTTTGGTGACCGGGCGGCGGTCGACGCGCTCGTGGCGTTCGCCCGAGGCGACGATGACGAGGCGGCCGCGACTGCGCTCGACAGCTTAGCCGGTTCACGTTTTCCCACGGCGCACGAAGCGTTGACGGACCTGCTGGCCGGCGGGCTTCCCGCGTCGCAAGCCGCGGTTGTCAGGGCTTTGGGCCGACATCCGCGGCCGATGTGGTCAGAGATCGTTTATGAAGCAGCCATCGATCCCGAGTCACCGGTGCGGGCTGAGGCCATTCAGACCCTCGTGCATATCGGACATCCGCAGTTGCTGCCGCTATTGCGAAAGCTGCTGTTCGGCGATGACGAGCACCTGCAAAAAGTTGCGTTTTCAGCCGTCGTCAACAAGGCCGATCCCGACTTCGATGAACTCGCGACCGAGTTCGCGCTCGATCGGCTGAAATCGGGTCGACTGTCGAGTGACGTCCTCCGATTGCTGTTGCAAACAAAAGATGCCCGCACCAAAGACATCGCAGAGGCCCAGTTTCGGGCTGCAAGAGCCGGGGACCGCGTGAAACTGATCACGCTGCTCGCCGAACTGGGTGATCTCCAAACGGCAGGCCTTCTTGCCGAGTCATTTCGAAGCATGTCGGCCGGTGAGCGGGAAATTACGATGCGGGCCCTGTCGAACATCGGCTCGCCGCAATTCATGGCGCTCGCTCCCGAAGCGACACGCACGGGAAGTGCGGCTGTCGTTCTGACGACGATTCAGGGGTTGGAACGCGACGGGAGCGCGGAGGCCGTCGAGTTGCTGATCGAGCAGGTTGCCAACAGTAACAGGTCGATTTGGACGGCTGCGGTGAACGCCTTGGCCAAGATCGGCTCGTCGAAAGCCCAAGAGGCGTTGCAGGTTGTAATGGCCGACCTGCGAAGCGATCGCAGCCGGCACGTCGCGATGACTCTGCGGCAATTGCGTTATCGATCACCCGCCCAGCAGTTCTTTTTGCCGGCCAAGAACGCCGCCGCGAAAGAGCAGTGGGGCAATGCCGAGGAGCTCTACACGCTGGCGGTCGAAATCGATGATCAGCACGCCGAAGCCTTCGCGGGGCGGGCCAACGCGCGATACCAACTCGGCAATCTGCAACAGGCCATGGGCGACTATCAGACCGCCCTGAAGCTCAATCCCTATGACGAATTCGCGATCACCGGCCTCGCCATCCTGTCGGTGCAAACCGGGGGCGATATCGAAGCGGCGATCGAGCGCACGAAAGAGTGGGCCGAGGAATTCGAAAACAGTGCGCTCTATCCTTACAACACGGCCTGTGTATACGGCGTGGCGTTAACTCGCCTGAAAGCGCAGGAGGAACCGGTCGACGAAAAACGGCTGCGGCAAATGGAAACCAAAGCGATCACGCTCTTAGGTCAATCCGTCCGACTCGGATTCGATCAGATCGAATGGATGGCCAAAGACCCCGATCTGACTTCGTTGCACGGACTGCCGGAGTACGAAGCTATGCTCGGTGAGTTTCAACATGACCCGCCTGCCGATCAGTGA
- a CDS encoding PLD nuclease N-terminal domain-containing protein codes for MEVLLIAGSIAVLALYLWAFRRLWTLDLPPKLKMLWLGWILFFPIFGVISFLRADPDDPESIDPYPDEDPQGKAYFRGMIQSDSSRHRGNRDPADGW; via the coding sequence ATGGAAGTATTGCTGATCGCCGGTTCTATTGCCGTGCTGGCACTCTATCTCTGGGCATTCCGGCGGTTATGGACCTTGGACCTGCCGCCGAAGCTCAAGATGCTGTGGCTGGGTTGGATTTTATTCTTCCCGATTTTCGGCGTCATCAGCTTTCTAAGAGCGGACCCGGACGACCCGGAAAGCATCGATCCCTATCCCGATGAAGATCCGCAGGGCAAAGCGTACTTCCGTGGGATGATTCAGTCCGATTCGTCGCGGCATCGCGGCAATCGAGATCCTGCCGACGGTTGGTGA
- a CDS encoding aldose 1-epimerase encodes MPHVKLTDADSGSSAIIAADLGFNCFEFVANLGGTEVDVLARQPEFPDEGGKPSWSGIPILFPFPNRIAAGKFTWEGTDYSLPKELVGYAGDNAIHGFCLDRPWRVTRQTASAVTGEFQLSVDDAERLPLWPADFKIELTYEVLGPALRADIKISNPDSKSLPFGFGTHPYFKLPLSPGSDAAKCIVDAPASTRYLLEDGIPTGEIVPAEGEFDLQGGAEFGSLKLDDVYGGLSYEEQGFVCSVMDPAAGLQVTQTCDASFRELVAFTPFWHSAVCLEPYTCPTDAMNIGDRGLDSGLRVLEPDEEFHTWFEIRVGPVVA; translated from the coding sequence ATGCCGCACGTTAAACTGACCGATGCCGACTCGGGCTCCTCGGCGATAATTGCCGCGGACCTCGGGTTCAACTGCTTCGAATTCGTCGCGAATCTCGGCGGGACCGAGGTCGATGTTCTCGCCAGGCAGCCTGAATTCCCCGACGAAGGTGGTAAACCGAGTTGGAGCGGGATTCCGATTTTGTTCCCGTTTCCGAACCGAATCGCCGCGGGCAAATTTACCTGGGAGGGAACAGATTATTCTCTTCCTAAAGAACTGGTCGGGTACGCCGGTGACAATGCCATCCACGGGTTCTGCCTCGACCGTCCGTGGCGTGTCACGCGGCAAACGGCGAGCGCTGTGACGGGCGAATTTCAGCTCTCCGTCGATGATGCCGAGCGTCTCCCGCTGTGGCCGGCTGATTTCAAGATCGAACTTACCTATGAGGTTCTCGGACCGGCCCTTCGCGCTGACATCAAGATTTCCAATCCGGATTCCAAGTCGCTGCCGTTCGGCTTTGGGACGCATCCCTATTTCAAATTGCCGCTGTCCCCGGGGAGCGATGCCGCCAAGTGTATCGTCGACGCTCCGGCATCGACCCGCTACCTCCTTGAGGACGGCATCCCGACGGGCGAAATCGTCCCGGCTGAAGGTGAATTCGATTTGCAAGGCGGGGCCGAGTTCGGCTCGCTGAAATTGGATGACGTCTACGGCGGGCTGTCTTATGAAGAGCAGGGATTCGTCTGCTCGGTGATGGACCCCGCCGCCGGTCTTCAAGTAACCCAGACCTGCGATGCCTCATTTCGAGAACTCGTCGCGTTCACGCCGTTCTGGCACTCGGCGGTTTGCCTGGAACCGTACACCTGCCCGACCGATGCAATGAACATTGGGGATCGAGGGCTCGACTCCGGACTGCGGGTGCTCGAGCCCGACGAAGAGTTCCACACTTGGTTTGAAATCCGCGTCGGTCCGGTGGTGGCGTGA
- a CDS encoding MarC family protein: MQTPQEILTTFVMLWAVIDPIGTVPVFIASTRDAEAHEQRRIARIAAITAAGILLFFIIAGELLLVAMDVSLLSFQIAGGIVLFLFALTMIFGESKQEGEIRSVRSATDKAIFPLATPSLASPGAMMAAVLLTENHRYSILHQVVTAVIMLAVLLSAYLFMLGAERISKLIGDGGASIVSRVMGMILASIATGNVLAGVKDFFQQ; encoded by the coding sequence ATGCAGACGCCGCAGGAGATACTCACCACGTTCGTGATGTTGTGGGCCGTGATCGATCCCATCGGGACGGTGCCGGTCTTTATCGCGTCGACGCGGGACGCCGAGGCGCACGAGCAGCGGCGGATTGCTCGCATCGCCGCGATCACGGCGGCGGGGATTCTGCTGTTCTTCATCATCGCGGGGGAACTGCTGCTGGTGGCGATGGACGTATCGCTGCTCAGCTTTCAGATCGCCGGTGGGATCGTGCTGTTCCTGTTCGCGCTGACGATGATCTTCGGCGAGAGCAAGCAGGAGGGCGAGATCCGGTCGGTTCGATCCGCGACCGATAAGGCGATCTTCCCGCTGGCGACGCCGTCACTGGCTTCGCCGGGGGCGATGATGGCGGCCGTGCTGCTCACCGAGAATCATCGCTACTCCATCCTGCATCAGGTCGTGACGGCCGTCATCATGCTGGCCGTTTTGCTCTCGGCCTATCTCTTTATGCTCGGGGCGGAGCGAATTTCGAAATTAATTGGCGACGGCGGCGCGAGCATCGTCAGCCGGGTGATGGGGATGATCTTAGCCTCGATCGCCACCGGGAACGTCCTCGCCGGTGTGAAAGATTTCTTTCAACAGTAG
- a CDS encoding SPFH domain-containing protein — MGLFDKLRAELIDIIEWVDDSRSTLVWRFPRYQNEIKNGAALIVRPGQVAVFVHRGELADVFEPGHYELSTDNLPILSTLQGWKHGFNSPFRSEVYFVSTRQINDLKWGTPNPIMLRDDDFGPVRLRAFGTYTMKALDPKILLKELVGTDSEVDADEIGELMRSIIVSAFADLLGTQKVAALDLAANYREMGDELAKLVNERIDDEYGLEVPALFILNVSLPEAVEEALDKRSSMGIIGDMGRYQAYQFGTAMGDMANNPGGGGAMGEGLGMGMGFAMANKFAGMGGAPQAEGMPSAPPPPPQASWHIAANGQTQGPFPQQSFQQGILSGQVTPDTLVWTAGMDGWKPAGQVPQLVSLFSSNPAPPPPPAPAT, encoded by the coding sequence ATGGGACTGTTCGACAAACTTCGCGCCGAACTGATCGACATCATCGAATGGGTCGATGACAGCCGCTCGACGCTCGTGTGGCGGTTCCCCCGCTATCAGAATGAAATCAAGAACGGGGCGGCATTGATCGTCCGACCGGGACAGGTTGCGGTCTTCGTCCATCGCGGCGAACTGGCCGACGTCTTCGAGCCGGGTCACTACGAACTCTCCACCGACAACCTACCGATTCTCTCCACGCTGCAGGGCTGGAAACACGGCTTCAACAGCCCTTTTCGCAGTGAGGTCTACTTCGTCAGCACCCGGCAGATCAACGACCTGAAATGGGGCACGCCAAACCCGATCATGCTGCGGGACGACGATTTCGGTCCCGTTCGGCTCCGCGCCTTCGGCACCTATACGATGAAGGCGCTCGACCCGAAAATCCTGCTCAAGGAACTCGTCGGGACAGATAGCGAAGTCGATGCCGACGAGATCGGCGAGCTGATGCGATCGATCATCGTGAGCGCCTTCGCCGACTTGCTCGGAACGCAAAAGGTGGCAGCCCTTGACCTTGCGGCGAACTACCGCGAGATGGGGGACGAACTCGCCAAGCTCGTCAATGAGCGGATCGACGACGAATACGGCCTCGAAGTCCCGGCTCTGTTCATCCTCAACGTCTCCCTGCCCGAGGCGGTCGAGGAGGCCCTCGACAAGCGGAGCAGCATGGGAATCATCGGCGATATGGGTCGCTATCAGGCCTATCAGTTCGGCACCGCGATGGGCGATATGGCGAATAATCCCGGCGGCGGCGGAGCGATGGGCGAAGGCCTCGGCATGGGCATGGGCTTCGCTATGGCCAATAAATTCGCAGGCATGGGAGGTGCTCCCCAAGCCGAAGGCATGCCTTCGGCGCCCCCACCGCCACCTCAAGCAAGCTGGCATATCGCCGCGAACGGACAAACCCAAGGACCATTCCCTCAGCAATCTTTCCAACAGGGCATTCTCAGCGGTCAGGTGACGCCCGACACGCTTGTCTGGACCGCAGGTATGGACGGCTGGAAACCCGCCGGGCAGGTCCCCCAATTAGTGAGCCTGTTTAGCAGCAACCCGGCTCCTCCACCCCCACCGGCCCCGGCGACGTAA
- a CDS encoding DUF1214 domain-containing protein, with the protein MKSFHVAKLIAKKYAAALFVLSVLPTSPIVAQETAPKITIDNFVRAETDNYFRKRVAQGALGKFVHDREPTPVDRQPVIRMNRDTPYSVAIFDLTNPVTIEKPDTGDRFQSMLVVNEDHYLQRTIYEPDKYTFTQEEMGTRYIQVNLRTFVNADDPADIAELRRIQDSIKVTQKSPGEFVAPDWDVTELANLRKAILATSPWVPDSSGMFGRKDEVDPVRHLIGTAGGFGGNKRKDAIYLNVSPEKNDGQTPHVLTVKDVPVDGFWSVIVYNKDGFFEAPAEQASVNNVSAQPAEDGTITIHFGGDPDAPNYLRIMAGWSYMVRLYRPRTEILDGTWAFPKAKASLK; encoded by the coding sequence ATGAAGTCTTTCCACGTTGCGAAATTGATTGCGAAAAAGTATGCGGCAGCGTTGTTCGTTCTTTCTGTTCTTCCAACATCGCCGATCGTCGCACAAGAAACTGCGCCCAAAATTACGATCGATAATTTCGTTCGCGCAGAAACGGATAATTACTTTCGGAAACGAGTCGCGCAGGGTGCGCTTGGGAAGTTCGTTCACGACCGAGAACCGACACCGGTCGATCGACAACCCGTCATCCGAATGAACCGTGACACGCCTTACAGTGTCGCCATTTTTGACCTCACGAACCCAGTCACAATCGAAAAGCCAGATACAGGTGACCGCTTTCAGTCCATGCTGGTGGTCAACGAAGACCACTACTTGCAGCGGACGATCTACGAACCTGACAAATACACGTTTACTCAAGAAGAAATGGGGACGCGATACATCCAGGTGAACTTGCGGACCTTCGTGAATGCCGACGACCCTGCTGACATTGCGGAACTTCGTCGAATTCAAGATTCCATCAAGGTGACACAAAAAAGTCCGGGAGAATTTGTGGCACCCGATTGGGATGTAACGGAGTTGGCCAATCTTCGGAAAGCAATTTTAGCGACGTCCCCTTGGGTACCGGACAGCTCAGGGATGTTTGGTCGCAAAGATGAAGTAGATCCGGTCCGGCACTTGATTGGAACGGCAGGAGGCTTCGGGGGGAACAAGAGAAAAGACGCGATCTACCTGAATGTGTCGCCGGAGAAGAATGACGGACAAACCCCGCACGTATTGACTGTGAAGGATGTCCCGGTCGACGGCTTCTGGTCAGTCATTGTTTACAACAAGGATGGATTCTTCGAGGCGCCCGCTGAACAAGCTTCGGTGAACAACGTTTCCGCGCAACCCGCAGAGGACGGCACCATCACCATTCACTTCGGCGGCGACCCAGATGCACCAAACTATCTTCGCATCATGGCGGGATGGAGTTATATGGTCAGGCTCTATCGACCGCGGACTGAAATACTTGACGGAACTTGGGCCTTCCCAAAGGCCAAGGCGTCATTGAAATAG
- a CDS encoding cob(I)yrinic acid a,c-diamide adenosyltransferase — MVYLNRIYTKSGDDGETGLGDGARVAKTSQRVVAYGTVDELNAALGVAIAAGLPDQCEQLIIGIQNNLFDLGADLCVPLPSEEGPEPDAALRVKPDQVTELERRIDAATDRLEPLTSFILPGGTEQAASLHLARTLCRRAEIEVWRLAEREEVNPLVPIYLNRLSDLLFVAARLANDEGRADVLWSPGTPA, encoded by the coding sequence ATGGTTTATCTGAATCGCATTTACACAAAGTCTGGCGACGATGGCGAAACGGGACTCGGCGATGGCGCACGCGTGGCGAAGACATCGCAGCGCGTCGTGGCGTATGGCACTGTCGATGAACTCAACGCCGCGCTCGGCGTGGCGATTGCGGCAGGGCTTCCAGATCAATGCGAACAGCTCATTATCGGCATTCAGAATAATCTGTTCGATTTAGGTGCCGACCTTTGCGTTCCACTGCCGTCCGAAGAAGGGCCAGAGCCGGATGCCGCACTGCGCGTGAAACCCGATCAGGTGACAGAGTTGGAACGGCGGATTGATGCCGCGACGGACCGGCTGGAGCCGCTGACCAGCTTCATTCTTCCGGGCGGAACTGAGCAGGCAGCGTCTCTGCATCTGGCCCGCACGCTGTGCCGCCGCGCCGAGATCGAAGTCTGGCGACTCGCCGAACGGGAAGAGGTGAACCCCCTTGTTCCTATCTATCTGAATCGACTGTCCGATTTATTATTCGTCGCCGCCCGCCTGGCGAATGACGAGGGCAGGGCAGACGTCCTCTGGAGTCCGGGCACCCCAGCGTAA